One genomic window of Dama dama isolate Ldn47 chromosome 7, ASM3311817v1, whole genome shotgun sequence includes the following:
- the LOC133059107 gene encoding olfactory receptor 12D1-like — protein sequence MLNQTSVTEFLLLGVTDIQVLQPVLFVVFLAIYIVNVAVNGVILMVVISDSRLHSPMYFFLGNLSCLDICFSTVTLPKMLENFLSAHKTISFLGCISQLHFFHFLGSTEAMLLAVMAFDRFVAICKPLHYTVIMNHQVCTQVAIIVWIIGFFHALLHSVMTSRINFCGSNRMHHFFCDVKPLLELACGNTDLNEWLLHSVTGTIAMGPFSLTLLSYCYIIIYLFFKTHSCSMLHKALSTCASHFMVVVLFYAPVVFIYIRPASGSSVDQERIIAIMYSVVTPALNPLIYTLRNKEVEGALRRVIRRRL from the coding sequence ATGCTGAATCAAACATCAGTCACTGAATTTCTCCTCCTAGGAGTGACAGACATCCAAGTACTGCAGCCTGTTCTCTTTGTGGTTTTCCTTGCAATTTACATTGTCAATGTGGCTGTGAATGGAGTCATCCTGATGGTTGTCATCTCTGATTCAAGACTCCATTCtcctatgtattttttcctgggaaaCCTGTCATGTCTAGATATCTGCTTCTCCACAGTGACTCTGCCAAAGATGCTGGAGAACTTCCTGTCTGCCCACAAAACAATTTCTTTCTTGGGATGCATAAGTCAGCTGCATTTCTTCCACTTCCTGGGCAGCACAGAGGCCATGTTGTTGGCCGTGATGGCCTTTGACCGCTTTGTGGCTATCTGCAAACCACTTCATTACACTGTTATCATGAATCATCAGGTCTGTACCCAGGTGGCTATCATTGTCTGGATCATTGGGTTTTTCCATGCCCTGCTGCACTCAGTAATGACCTCTCGCATAAACTTCTGTGGTTCTAACCGTATGCATCACTTCTTCTGTGATGTTAAGCCATTGCTGGAGTTGGCCTGTGGGAACACTGACCTCAATGAATGGCTACTTCATTCTGTGACAGGGACCATTGCCATGGGCCCATTCTCTCTAACCCTTCTCTCTTATTGCTATATTATTATCTATCTTTTCTTCAAGACCCATTCTTGCAGCATGCTTCATAAAGCACTGTCCACCTGTGCCTCCCACTTCATGGTAGTTGTTCTTTTCTATGCTCCTGTTGTTTTCATTTACATTCGTCCTGCCTCGGGTAGCTCCGTGGACCAGGAACGGATTATCGCCATTATGTACAGCGTGGTCACTCCTGCACTAAATCCACTGATCTATACTTTGAGGAACAAGGAAGTAGAGGGGGCTTTGAGGAGGGTGATCAGAAGGAGACTCTGA